One stretch of Bacteroidia bacterium DNA includes these proteins:
- a CDS encoding CvpA family protein produces the protein MNTLDIIIVILILWGFYKGFRKGLIIELASLMALWAGVYGGIKFSDFAARFLEKTFSWHSSHVRIIAFAILFLGILAFVFFIAKITERFVKIILLNWMNRLLGALFGGLKFALFISVLFFILHSFEQKLNFVPQNTKTSSVLYSPVSKLAPAIIPVLKPLVIHRS, from the coding sequence ATGAATACGCTCGACATTATTATAGTGATTCTCATTTTGTGGGGATTTTACAAAGGTTTCCGCAAAGGATTGATTATCGAATTAGCTTCGTTGATGGCACTTTGGGCTGGCGTTTATGGTGGAATTAAATTTTCGGATTTCGCAGCTCGTTTTCTGGAAAAAACATTTTCATGGCATTCTTCCCATGTTCGAATTATTGCTTTCGCAATTTTATTTTTAGGGATTTTGGCATTCGTATTTTTTATCGCAAAAATAACGGAACGTTTTGTAAAAATAATTTTATTGAATTGGATGAATCGTTTATTAGGCGCACTTTTCGGCGGATTAAAATTTGCTTTATTTATTAGTGTACTCTTCTTTATTTTACATTCCTTCGAACAAAAATTGAATTTCGTTCCGCAAAACACAAAAACGAGTTCCGTCTTGTATTCGCCAGTTTCTAAATTGGCGCCTGCTATAATTCCTGTGTTAAAACCGCTTGTGATCCATCGCTCATAA